A genome region from Natronobeatus ordinarius includes the following:
- the tenA gene encoding thiaminase II, with product MTFSDALLEEGEHVWEAQYEHPFVVELAEGTLDEAPFQHWLKQDYRYLLDYARLFALAGTKARDEETMTHLLGVAHTVLDHEMDLHRSFAADYGIEREELESVEKAPTCVAYTNFLVRTAYEGSVAEIAAALFPCMQGYQDVGEHMADLATEEHRYTPFIEMYTGEEFREATRWCREFVDRCGEAYPGEHDAMREAFLTSAKLEYRFWEMAYTQEGWGL from the coding sequence ATGACGTTCAGTGACGCCCTCCTCGAGGAGGGAGAACACGTCTGGGAGGCACAGTACGAGCACCCGTTCGTGGTCGAACTCGCCGAGGGAACCCTCGACGAGGCGCCGTTCCAGCACTGGCTGAAACAGGACTACCGGTACCTGCTCGACTACGCGCGGCTGTTCGCCCTCGCCGGGACGAAAGCGCGCGACGAGGAGACGATGACCCACTTACTCGGGGTCGCCCACACGGTACTCGACCACGAGATGGACCTCCACCGGTCGTTCGCCGCCGACTACGGAATCGAGCGTGAGGAACTCGAGTCCGTCGAGAAAGCCCCGACCTGCGTCGCGTACACGAACTTTCTCGTGCGCACCGCCTACGAGGGCTCGGTCGCAGAGATCGCGGCCGCGCTGTTCCCCTGTATGCAGGGCTACCAGGACGTGGGCGAGCACATGGCCGACCTCGCCACCGAGGAACACCGGTACACGCCGTTCATCGAGATGTACACCGGCGAAGAGTTCCGCGAGGCGACCCGCTGGTGTCGCGAGTTCGTCGATCGCTGCGGGGAGGCCTACCCCGGCGAGCACGACGCTATGCGCGAGGCGTTCCTCACGAGCGCCAAACTCGAGTACCGGTTCTGGGAGATGGCCTACACCCAGGAGGGGTGGGGACTGTGA
- a CDS encoding TenA family protein: MTATDTYAAYAADADEPRFTDWLRERAEPAWTDAVTHPFARQLGDGTLPEDAYAAYLVQDYAFVDELVGTFGFAVGEAPGIDAKRPLVEFLETVTDEENDYFLRSFEALEVPESRWHDPEPTATTQAFLDLLGRAARQGGYAETLAVLVPAEWIYREWATAVADEYADPAADEPPSAGADLPFYYAEWIDLHAVPSFVDFVDWLRGQLDAVGPALSSRRQRRVETLFRRSVDLEVAFFDDALEQG, translated from the coding sequence GTGACGGCCACCGACACGTACGCGGCGTACGCTGCCGACGCCGACGAGCCTCGATTTACCGACTGGCTGCGCGAGCGGGCCGAGCCGGCGTGGACCGACGCGGTCACCCACCCGTTTGCCCGGCAACTCGGCGACGGGACGCTCCCCGAGGACGCCTACGCCGCGTATCTGGTCCAGGACTACGCCTTCGTCGACGAACTCGTCGGAACGTTCGGCTTCGCCGTCGGGGAAGCCCCCGGCATCGACGCGAAGCGGCCGCTCGTGGAGTTCCTCGAGACCGTCACCGACGAAGAAAACGACTACTTCCTGCGGTCGTTCGAGGCGCTCGAGGTTCCCGAATCGAGGTGGCACGATCCCGAACCGACGGCGACGACGCAGGCCTTCCTCGACCTCCTCGGACGAGCCGCCAGACAGGGCGGGTACGCCGAGACCCTCGCCGTCCTCGTGCCGGCGGAGTGGATCTACCGTGAGTGGGCGACCGCCGTCGCCGACGAGTACGCCGATCCCGCAGCCGACGAGCCGCCGAGTGCCGGGGCCGACCTTCCCTTCTACTACGCCGAGTGGATCGACCTCCACGCCGTGCCGTCGTTCGTCGACTTCGTCGACTGGCTGCGCGGCCAGCTCGACGCGGTCGGGCCGGCGCTCTCCTCGCGTCGACAGCGCCGAGTCGAAACGTTGTTCCGCCGGTCCGTCGACCTCGAGGTCGCCTTCTTCGACGACGCGCTCGAGCAGGGGTAG
- a CDS encoding elongation factor EF-2, with translation MGRRKKIVQECERLMDEPENIRNIAIAAHVDHGKTTLSDNLLAGAGMISDDTAGQQLAMDTEEDEQERGITIDAANVSMTHEYEDTNHLINLIDTPGHVDFGGDVTRAMRAVDGALVVVDAVEGAMPQTETVLRQALREGVKPALFINKVDRLISELQEGPQEMQERLLKVIQDVNDLIRGMTEDMDDVDDWTVSVEGGTVGFGSALYKWGVSMPSMQRTGMDFGDIIDLEQADKRQELHERTPLSDVVLDMVCEHFPNPVDAQPRRIPRIWRGDAESELAESMRLVDEEGEVVLMVTDISMDPHAGEVASGRVFSGSLEKGQELYVSGVAGKNRIQNVGIYMGGEREEVERVPAGNIAAVTGLRDAIAGSTVSNVEMTPFESIEHISEPVITKSVEAKTMDDLPKLIEALRQFSKEDPTIQIDINEDTGEHLISGQGELHLEVITQRMEANQGIPVNTGEPIVVYREAVQRESDTVEGISPNRHNRFYISAEPLSDELVETIQLGEASMDMPELERREALMEAGMEKDDAQVVEHIHGTNILLDQTKGIQHLNETMELFIEGLEEALDNGPLANEPVQGTLIRLHDAKLHEDTIHRGPAQVIPATREAVHRSLIDAHVKLLEPMQDVRIDVPNEHMGAASGEIQGRRGRVDDMYQEGDLMVVEGIAPVEEMIGFSSDIRSATEGRAAWNTENAGFEVMSDSLQRETIMEIRERKGMKLELPQSIDYL, from the coding sequence ATGGGCCGACGTAAGAAGATCGTACAGGAGTGTGAACGGTTGATGGACGAGCCGGAGAACATCCGGAACATCGCCATCGCCGCTCACGTCGACCACGGTAAAACGACACTTTCGGACAACCTCCTCGCAGGTGCGGGCATGATCTCCGATGATACTGCCGGCCAGCAGCTCGCGATGGACACGGAGGAAGACGAACAGGAACGTGGGATCACCATCGACGCGGCGAACGTCTCGATGACCCACGAGTACGAGGACACCAACCACCTCATCAACCTCATCGACACGCCGGGCCACGTCGACTTCGGTGGCGACGTCACCCGTGCGATGCGCGCCGTCGACGGTGCGCTCGTCGTCGTCGACGCCGTCGAGGGTGCGATGCCCCAGACCGAGACGGTGCTGCGCCAGGCACTGCGCGAAGGCGTCAAGCCCGCGCTGTTCATCAACAAGGTGGACCGCCTCATCTCCGAGCTGCAAGAAGGCCCACAGGAGATGCAAGAGCGCCTCCTGAAGGTCATCCAGGACGTCAACGACCTCATCCGCGGGATGACCGAGGACATGGACGACGTCGACGACTGGACGGTTTCGGTCGAAGGCGGCACCGTCGGTTTCGGTTCTGCGCTGTACAAGTGGGGCGTCTCGATGCCCTCGATGCAGCGCACCGGGATGGACTTCGGCGACATCATCGACTTAGAGCAGGCCGACAAACGCCAGGAGCTCCACGAGCGGACGCCCCTGTCGGACGTCGTCCTGGACATGGTCTGTGAGCACTTCCCCAACCCCGTCGATGCTCAGCCCCGCCGTATCCCGCGCATCTGGCGCGGCGACGCCGAGTCAGAGCTGGCCGAATCGATGCGACTCGTCGACGAAGAGGGCGAGGTCGTCCTGATGGTCACCGACATCTCGATGGACCCCCACGCGGGCGAAGTCGCCTCCGGTCGTGTCTTCTCGGGCTCCCTCGAGAAGGGCCAGGAGCTGTACGTCTCCGGCGTCGCGGGCAAAAACCGCATCCAGAACGTCGGCATCTACATGGGTGGCGAGCGCGAGGAAGTGGAACGCGTTCCCGCCGGGAACATCGCGGCCGTCACCGGCCTGCGCGACGCCATCGCCGGCTCGACCGTCTCGAACGTCGAGATGACCCCCTTCGAGTCGATCGAGCACATCTCCGAGCCGGTCATCACGAAGTCCGTCGAGGCGAAGACGATGGACGACCTGCCGAAGCTCATCGAGGCGCTCCGGCAGTTCTCCAAGGAAGACCCGACGATCCAGATCGACATCAACGAGGACACCGGCGAGCACCTGATCTCCGGACAGGGTGAGCTCCACCTCGAGGTCATCACCCAGCGGATGGAGGCCAACCAGGGCATCCCCGTCAACACCGGTGAGCCGATCGTCGTCTACCGCGAGGCCGTCCAGCGCGAGAGCGACACCGTCGAAGGGATCTCGCCCAACCGCCACAACCGCTTTTACATCTCCGCGGAGCCACTCAGCGACGAACTCGTCGAGACGATCCAGCTGGGCGAGGCGTCGATGGACATGCCCGAACTCGAGCGCCGTGAGGCGCTCATGGAAGCCGGCATGGAGAAAGACGACGCCCAGGTCGTCGAGCACATCCACGGCACCAACATCCTGCTCGACCAGACCAAGGGTATCCAGCACCTGAACGAGACGATGGAGCTGTTCATCGAGGGGCTCGAGGAGGCCCTCGACAACGGTCCGCTCGCCAACGAGCCGGTCCAGGGGACGCTCATCCGGCTGCACGACGCCAAGCTCCACGAGGACACCATCCACCGTGGTCCGGCACAGGTCATCCCGGCGACCCGGGAGGCCGTCCACCGCTCGCTGATCGACGCCCACGTCAAGCTGCTCGAGCCGATGCAGGACGTCCGCATCGACGTCCCCAACGAGCACATGGGCGCCGCCTCCGGCGAGATCCAGGGCCGCCGTGGCCGCGTCGACGACATGTACCAGGAGGGTGACCTCATGGTCGTCGAGGGCATCGCGCCCGTCGAAGAGATGATCGGCTTCTCGAGTGACATCCGCAGCGCGACCGAGGGTCGTGCCGCCTGGAACACCGAGAACGCCGGCTTCGAGGTCATGTCCGACTCCCTCCAGCGCGAGACGATCATGGAGATCCGCGAGCGCAAGGGCATGAAACTCGAGCTGCCCCAGAGTATCGACTACCTCTAA
- a CDS encoding DUF5781 family protein, with amino-acid sequence MDLRVQGSGPAAPFLGARDLLETEHDLSLPVHVRVRENPDERTWAAHYNDRHVLNISRQAASSALARELALHEFAHMARYEQEHPSHVQSTEEVLYLALAGKRVERRKLAHCYQIANHMKDIYADDITLSVGPGEKLLAFLESSLARALADQPPTPPRPGLERISPAADPEITAVNAAFALALAERHDLLESDHRLYDLASAAALDAPTVDFDGFRRRFRELTADPGSSAYRRVLVEATRSYVGGEPAAD; translated from the coding sequence ATGGACCTCCGCGTACAGGGGTCAGGGCCCGCCGCACCTTTTCTCGGAGCCCGCGACCTCCTCGAGACCGAACACGACCTCTCCCTGCCCGTCCACGTCCGGGTTCGTGAGAATCCGGACGAACGCACCTGGGCGGCCCACTACAACGACCGTCACGTCCTGAACATCTCGAGGCAGGCCGCCTCGAGCGCGCTCGCCCGAGAACTCGCCTTACACGAGTTCGCCCACATGGCTCGCTACGAACAGGAACATCCCTCCCACGTCCAGTCGACCGAGGAGGTGCTCTACCTCGCACTCGCGGGCAAGCGCGTCGAACGGCGCAAGCTCGCCCACTGCTATCAGATCGCGAACCACATGAAAGACATCTACGCCGACGACATCACCCTCTCGGTGGGACCGGGTGAGAAACTGCTTGCCTTTCTCGAGTCGAGCCTGGCCCGGGCGCTCGCAGACCAGCCTCCGACGCCCCCGCGGCCGGGCCTCGAACGGATCTCGCCCGCCGCAGATCCCGAGATCACCGCCGTCAACGCGGCGTTCGCGCTCGCACTCGCCGAGCGTCACGACTTACTCGAGTCCGACCACCGCCTGTACGACCTCGCGAGCGCCGCGGCGCTCGACGCTCCGACCGTCGACTTCGACGGCTTCCGGCGTCGGTTCAGAGAACTCACGGCCGATCCGGGCTCGAGTGCCTATCGACGGGTGCTCGTCGAGGCGACGCGCTCGTACGTCGGCGGAGAGCCAGCGGCCGACTGA
- a CDS encoding phosphotransferase: protein MRPGEPVADEPRTTDSAEPAADEVPFRSFVDRFERGDRLEAVQFLVEAVDEPRGPLTDLFGVCYDGWLAALEPVIGGSCLDVSPGPGRHLALVSELADEVYALESDDASRRLLSARTDRSNVVPVAGDPSNPPFTAGSFETILSTRPSTPGEVRARAGRQYELLDEGGTLVSVVDGWPRTAGLTARVGLDRQRSAAAASPAPTAVLRSTPARYVSTLESAGFDEVNLLAVLTIGGRFEGAAWVDDAAALAWLTRPLETGPVPARLVRGGGSLASRLGILERSFPVYVAVCQKSSRADTPVESARGRVGLTHSSSSSVVRRGSNRAIVLEVEDGAVTGVQKLPNDPRNAHFNERTVSVLEALRRADDPVTETLPDVTAFDSRLGPTLVEPPIRGTPIAETVDRRTLRSDPEAFGRVLETGLEWVRAFQTAYAGAPRTRSPVDARRELTVEQLAFSPPEPPGPLRLATVPHHGDYHPGNLVVEGGSVERVIDWEYAALEGNPVADPGFYALKLAEYAFGDFERGVEAAFLEPSEHAAIVSDRLADHCERVEIPPSTFSYYLGAALVGQVRIYFEHDSPWQYHNTPREKVAKLEFLYDRLDGIRARLRRSMDETGPADAAGEGRRVSVGR, encoded by the coding sequence ATGCGCCCCGGTGAGCCAGTTGCCGACGAACCTCGAACGACGGATTCAGCGGAGCCGGCCGCCGACGAGGTGCCGTTCCGGTCGTTCGTCGACCGATTCGAGCGCGGTGACCGACTCGAGGCCGTCCAGTTCCTGGTCGAGGCGGTCGACGAGCCACGAGGGCCCCTGACTGACCTCTTCGGCGTCTGTTACGACGGCTGGCTCGCCGCTCTGGAACCGGTGATCGGCGGCAGCTGTCTCGACGTTTCCCCAGGCCCCGGACGGCACCTGGCCCTGGTGAGCGAACTCGCCGACGAGGTGTACGCGCTCGAGTCCGACGACGCCTCGCGGCGGCTGCTGTCGGCCCGGACGGATCGCTCGAACGTCGTCCCGGTTGCTGGCGACCCGTCGAACCCTCCGTTCACGGCTGGCTCGTTCGAGACGATCCTCTCGACCCGTCCGTCCACACCCGGCGAGGTCCGAGCACGCGCCGGCCGGCAGTACGAATTGCTCGACGAGGGCGGGACGCTCGTGTCCGTCGTCGACGGCTGGCCCCGGACAGCGGGACTGACGGCCCGGGTGGGCCTCGACCGGCAGCGATCGGCCGCGGCCGCGTCGCCTGCTCCGACGGCGGTTCTCCGGTCGACGCCTGCACGATACGTCTCCACCCTCGAGTCCGCCGGTTTCGACGAGGTGAATCTCCTCGCGGTGCTCACCATCGGCGGCCGGTTCGAGGGGGCGGCGTGGGTCGACGACGCAGCGGCGCTCGCGTGGCTGACGAGGCCGCTCGAGACCGGCCCGGTGCCCGCTCGCCTGGTTCGCGGCGGCGGATCGCTGGCCAGCCGTCTGGGCATCCTCGAGCGATCGTTTCCGGTCTACGTCGCAGTCTGTCAGAAAAGCTCGAGGGCGGACACACCGGTCGAATCGGCACGCGGTCGCGTCGGTCTAACGCACTCGAGTTCGTCGTCGGTCGTGCGACGGGGCTCGAATCGAGCGATCGTCCTCGAGGTGGAAGACGGCGCGGTGACCGGCGTCCAGAAGTTGCCCAACGACCCCCGGAACGCCCACTTCAACGAGCGCACCGTTTCGGTCCTCGAAGCGCTCCGGAGGGCCGACGATCCCGTGACAGAGACGCTCCCCGACGTGACGGCGTTCGACTCACGGCTCGGCCCGACGCTCGTCGAGCCGCCGATTCGTGGCACGCCGATCGCCGAGACGGTCGACCGGCGGACGCTCCGGTCGGATCCCGAGGCGTTCGGACGCGTCCTCGAGACGGGACTCGAGTGGGTCCGAGCGTTCCAGACGGCGTACGCGGGCGCCCCGCGCACGCGATCACCTGTCGACGCCCGTCGAGAGCTGACGGTCGAGCAACTGGCGTTCTCGCCGCCGGAGCCACCCGGACCCCTGCGCCTCGCGACGGTTCCACACCACGGCGACTACCACCCCGGAAACCTCGTCGTCGAGGGCGGATCGGTCGAGCGCGTGATCGACTGGGAGTACGCCGCCCTCGAGGGCAATCCGGTCGCCGATCCGGGATTTTACGCCCTGAAACTCGCCGAGTACGCCTTCGGCGACTTCGAACGCGGCGTCGAGGCGGCCTTCCTCGAGCCGTCCGAACACGCGGCGATCGTCTCCGATCGGCTGGCCGACCACTGCGAGCGCGTCGAGATTCCTCCGTCTACGTTCAGTTACTACCTCGGTGCGGCCCTGGTCGGCCAGGTGCGGATCTACTTCGAGCACGACAGTCCGTGGCAGTACCACAACACGCCGCGTGAAAAGGTTGCGAAACTCGAGTTCCTGTACGATCGACTGGACGGGATTCGAGCGCGACTTCGCCGGTCGATGGACGAAACGGGACCGGCCGACGCCGCTGGCGAGGGCCGGCGCGTGTCCGTCGGTCGATGA
- a CDS encoding cupin domain-containing protein has product MTSGYASVSIDAVEVPGDGEPLGHRSFTDELGCSTTTVDGYRVPAGGTVPLSGAPEQLCLPIDADGPISLEGVDVPPSGVARLPAGVEGTLSCSGPTAVVVIGAPVESTAADDPIAVDLEACDYAPPSTSSIETARLTARLGCAGVKVNARLLDPGDHVPYHTEGEQEELFVPVRGPATMRIDDDSFETPVGTITRVAPPVPRSAVNDGDREACWVMIGAPPTGGPSEWDPGAEILE; this is encoded by the coding sequence ATGACGAGCGGGTATGCGAGCGTCTCGATAGACGCCGTCGAGGTGCCGGGAGACGGCGAACCACTCGGCCATCGGTCGTTCACGGACGAACTCGGCTGTTCGACGACCACCGTCGACGGCTATCGCGTCCCTGCTGGCGGAACGGTACCGCTCTCTGGCGCTCCGGAACAACTGTGTCTCCCGATCGACGCCGACGGGCCGATCTCGCTCGAGGGCGTCGACGTCCCACCGTCCGGGGTCGCCCGCCTGCCGGCCGGCGTCGAGGGGACCCTCTCGTGTTCGGGCCCGACGGCGGTCGTCGTGATCGGCGCTCCTGTCGAGTCGACCGCGGCCGACGACCCGATCGCCGTCGACCTCGAGGCGTGCGACTACGCGCCACCGTCGACGTCGTCGATCGAAACCGCCCGGCTCACCGCCCGGCTCGGCTGTGCGGGCGTGAAGGTCAACGCGAGACTCCTCGACCCGGGTGACCACGTTCCGTATCACACGGAGGGCGAGCAGGAGGAACTGTTCGTCCCCGTCCGTGGTCCGGCGACGATGCGCATCGACGACGACTCGTTCGAGACGCCGGTCGGAACGATCACTCGAGTCGCACCTCCGGTCCCCAGGAGCGCCGTCAACGACGGTGACCGCGAGGCGTGCTGGGTGATGATCGGCGCCCCGCCGACCGGCGGCCCGTCGGAGTGGGATCCAGGTGCGGAGATTCTCGAGTGA